Proteins encoded by one window of Phenylobacterium soli:
- a CDS encoding helix-turn-helix domain-containing protein, with product MSMDGLKVFGSKASVADARIVNRLAVRYVLDVIGVARDGRHLLDTLLMATIVQANVSSISRRADLQVAFGAADEAPPDELRRPVSINAIASSLNMPFETARRRIKGLVDQGLCQIVEGGVIVPTEILVSQEYLQNAFKAYERLRVFYYELRDLDLLTQLPGPTVGLAAAQAPVRATARLASDYVLRVIEALLQSIGDLAEGFVVLAIFCANVEGLSDDVRGADGVQARDFVDDGLRRPIRINALAERVGLPPETTRRHVMSLVNRGFVRRLPSGFVVPADALAGGQLIQFMVDNLTNLHRMFAGLAQLGVLEVWDQLNPRTEAARRIPQNG from the coding sequence ATGTCCATGGATGGCCTGAAGGTATTCGGATCCAAGGCGTCCGTGGCCGACGCCCGGATCGTCAACCGCCTGGCGGTCCGCTACGTGCTCGACGTCATCGGCGTCGCGCGCGACGGCCGGCATCTGCTCGACACCCTGCTGATGGCCACCATCGTCCAGGCCAACGTCTCCTCGATCAGCCGCCGGGCCGACCTGCAGGTGGCGTTCGGCGCGGCCGACGAGGCGCCGCCGGACGAGTTGCGCCGCCCGGTCAGCATCAACGCCATCGCCAGCTCGCTCAACATGCCCTTCGAAACCGCCCGCCGGCGCATCAAGGGGCTGGTGGATCAGGGCCTGTGCCAGATCGTCGAGGGCGGGGTCATCGTCCCCACCGAGATCCTGGTCTCGCAGGAGTACCTGCAGAACGCCTTCAAGGCCTACGAGCGGCTGCGCGTCTTCTACTACGAGCTGCGCGACCTCGACCTCTTGACCCAGCTCCCCGGCCCCACCGTCGGCCTCGCCGCCGCCCAGGCGCCGGTCCGCGCCACCGCGCGCCTCGCCTCCGACTACGTGCTGCGGGTGATCGAGGCGCTGCTGCAGTCGATCGGCGACCTCGCCGAAGGCTTCGTCGTGCTGGCCATCTTCTGCGCCAACGTCGAGGGACTGTCCGACGACGTTCGCGGCGCCGACGGCGTCCAGGCGCGCGACTTCGTGGACGACGGCCTGCGCCGGCCGATCCGCATCAACGCCCTGGCCGAGCGCGTCGGCCTGCCGCCCGAGACCACGCGCCGCCACGTCATGAGCCTGGTGAACCGCGGCTTCGTGCGCCGCCTGCCCTCCGGCTTCGTCGTGCCGGCCGACGCCCTGGCCGGCGGCCAGCTCATCCAGTTCATGGTCGACAACCTGACCAACCTGCACCGTATGTTCGCCGGGCTCGCCCAGCTCGGGGTGCTGGAGGTCTGGGACCAGCTCAATCCGAGAACAGAGGCGGCCAGGCGAATTCCCCAAAATGGGTAA
- a CDS encoding SDR family NAD(P)-dependent oxidoreductase codes for MSETTAAPLGAKSTTDDVLAGRDLAGTRILITGVSAGLGVETARALAAHGAEIVGAARDLDKARAATEAVRRDARNGGSLELIALDLADLTSVRACADALLADGRPFDVVICNAGVMATPFGKTADGFETQFGTNHLGHFVFVNRIAPLIRAGGRVVSLASAGHRFSDVNLEDPGFERTPYEPFAAYGRAKTANVLFAVEFDRRHKGHGVRATAIHPGGIQTELGRHMTDELRAQMLANVTAAQAASGGAFEWKTVPQGAATSVWAAVVAPADVVGGHYCEDCHVAEVVDNVSAGRDGVRAYAVDPDRAKALWALSEKMVGETF; via the coding sequence ATGAGCGAGACCACCGCCGCGCCGCTTGGCGCCAAGTCGACCACCGACGACGTCCTCGCCGGCCGCGACCTCGCCGGCACGCGCATCCTCATCACCGGCGTCTCCGCCGGCCTCGGCGTCGAGACCGCCCGCGCCCTCGCCGCGCATGGGGCCGAGATCGTCGGCGCCGCCCGCGACCTCGACAAGGCCCGCGCCGCCACCGAAGCCGTCCGGCGCGATGCGAGGAACGGCGGGTCGCTGGAGCTGATCGCCCTCGACCTCGCCGACCTGACGAGCGTCCGCGCCTGCGCCGACGCCCTGCTGGCCGACGGCCGGCCGTTCGACGTCGTCATCTGCAACGCCGGCGTCATGGCCACGCCGTTCGGCAAGACCGCCGACGGCTTCGAGACCCAGTTCGGCACCAATCACCTCGGCCACTTCGTGTTCGTCAACCGCATCGCCCCGCTGATCCGCGCGGGGGGGCGCGTCGTCAGCCTGGCCTCCGCCGGGCACCGCTTCTCAGACGTCAACCTCGAGGATCCGGGCTTCGAGCGCACCCCTTACGAGCCCTTCGCCGCCTACGGCCGGGCCAAGACCGCCAATGTCCTCTTCGCCGTCGAATTCGACCGCCGCCACAAGGGCCACGGCGTGCGCGCCACGGCCATCCACCCGGGCGGCATCCAGACCGAGCTCGGCCGCCACATGACCGACGAGCTGCGCGCGCAGATGCTGGCCAACGTCACCGCCGCCCAGGCCGCCAGCGGCGGCGCCTTCGAGTGGAAGACCGTGCCCCAGGGCGCGGCGACCTCGGTCTGGGCCGCCGTCGTGGCCCCGGCCGACGTCGTCGGCGGCCACTACTGCGAGGACTGCCACGTGGCGGAGGTGGTCGACAATGTCTCGGCCGGCCGCGACGGCGTGCGCGCCTATGCCGTCGATCCGGACCGCGCCAAGGCCCTCTGGGCGCTCAGCGAAAAGATGGTCGGCGAGACCTTCTAG
- a CDS encoding DUF805 domain-containing protein, whose product MSKAMFQRIAYALRNLTRFAGRDSRETFWVYAVFILLVTFIATFALAAPVIADSFERMQQFALAHPDQATITRTPTSYSIQIHGQHPELMPDFPRLLHLMALPVGLAVLLLSAAVTRRLHDRGRSGIWALPPLAFLVIGMSITPSVFATMAASPGAPPKGFVLLFGANLLYIVSLGLLVLQLIGATAPNPNRFGGPPAE is encoded by the coding sequence ATGAGCAAAGCCATGTTCCAGCGCATCGCCTATGCGCTGCGAAACCTGACCCGCTTCGCGGGCCGCGATTCACGCGAGACGTTCTGGGTCTACGCCGTCTTCATTCTGCTCGTGACTTTCATCGCCACCTTCGCCCTGGCGGCGCCGGTGATCGCGGACTCATTCGAGCGGATGCAGCAGTTCGCCCTCGCGCACCCGGACCAGGCCACCATCACCCGGACCCCCACCAGCTATTCGATCCAGATCCATGGCCAACACCCCGAGCTGATGCCGGACTTTCCCCGGCTTCTCCACCTGATGGCCCTTCCGGTCGGGTTGGCGGTGCTGCTGCTGTCAGCCGCGGTCACGCGACGGCTGCACGATCGCGGCCGCAGCGGGATCTGGGCCCTCCCGCCGCTCGCCTTCCTCGTCATCGGCATGAGCATCACGCCCAGCGTTTTCGCGACCATGGCTGCGAGCCCGGGCGCGCCGCCGAAAGGCTTCGTCCTGCTCTTCGGCGCCAACCTGCTCTATATAGTCAGCCTGGGACTGCTGGTCCTCCAGCTCATCGGCGCCACCGCCCCAAACCCGAACCGGTTCGGCGGCCCACCCGCGGAGTGA
- a CDS encoding VOC family protein, which produces MSETTTTPIAQSAAPSATFAFTKLIVADLDAAVDFYARVLGLVVAQTVETADMVEKILGKAGQQGGANLILYHHKDGRRLTLGHAHGPVGFYVRDVDAAFAHAVQEGARAHREPFDAGALRVAFILDPDGHEIELVSVKR; this is translated from the coding sequence ATGTCCGAAACCACAACGACGCCCATCGCGCAGAGCGCGGCGCCGTCCGCGACCTTCGCCTTCACCAAGCTGATCGTCGCCGACCTCGACGCGGCCGTGGACTTCTACGCCCGCGTCCTGGGCCTCGTCGTCGCCCAGACGGTGGAGACCGCCGACATGGTCGAGAAGATCCTCGGCAAGGCCGGCCAGCAGGGCGGCGCCAACCTCATCCTCTACCACCACAAGGACGGCCGCCGGCTGACGCTCGGCCACGCCCACGGCCCGGTCGGCTTCTACGTCCGCGACGTCGACGCCGCCTTCGCCCATGCGGTCCAGGAAGGCGCCAGGGCCCACCGCGAGCCGTTCGACGCCGGCGCGCTCCGTGTCGCCTTCATCCTCGATCCCGACGGCCACGAGATCGAGCTGGTCAGCGTCAAGCGCTGA
- a CDS encoding thioesterase family protein — translation METTISHAMPLRAEGPGRWITTAGPEWENPGGGLWGGYPIGLTVRVLEAEAEAVGEPVCLTLTYVDRLPVGELSVRTRRMRQGGSVGVWQVDIGPAGSDEVSVHAVATLARRPPTPDFAFAEMPLLADPETLPAPESPGGRRHFGAQAFERRTTESFPIPPGGDSFSLAWVRPRIAPWDKALIGMVTDNSPPRAFYALGSGVMTTTLSLTVYLHATAAEIAAAGDDYILIECEGRVGGGGASDERSSYWRRDGKLLATSEQLVWYRERRPQVPE, via the coding sequence ATGGAGACGACGATTTCGCATGCGATGCCGCTTCGGGCCGAGGGGCCGGGGCGCTGGATCACCACGGCCGGGCCGGAGTGGGAGAACCCGGGCGGGGGCCTTTGGGGCGGCTATCCGATCGGGCTGACGGTGCGGGTGCTGGAGGCCGAAGCCGAGGCGGTGGGCGAGCCGGTGTGCCTGACCCTGACCTATGTGGACCGGCTGCCGGTGGGCGAGCTTTCGGTGCGCACGCGGCGCATGCGGCAGGGCGGCTCGGTGGGCGTGTGGCAGGTGGACATCGGCCCGGCCGGCTCGGACGAGGTGAGCGTGCATGCGGTGGCCACCCTGGCGCGGCGCCCGCCGACGCCGGACTTCGCCTTCGCCGAGATGCCGCTTCTGGCCGACCCGGAGACCCTGCCGGCGCCGGAGAGCCCTGGTGGGCGGCGCCACTTCGGCGCCCAGGCCTTCGAGCGGCGGACGACGGAGAGCTTCCCGATCCCGCCGGGCGGGGATTCGTTCTCCCTGGCCTGGGTGCGGCCGCGGATCGCGCCCTGGGACAAGGCGCTGATCGGCATGGTGACCGACAATTCGCCGCCGCGGGCGTTCTACGCCCTGGGCTCCGGCGTGATGACCACGACCCTGTCGCTGACGGTCTATCTGCACGCCACGGCGGCCGAGATCGCGGCGGCCGGCGACGACTACATCCTCATCGAGTGCGAGGGCCGGGTGGGCGGCGGCGGCGCCTCGGACGAGCGCTCCAGCTACTGGCGGCGCGACGGCAAGCTGCTGGCGACCAGCGAGCAACTCGTCTGGTACCGGGAGCGGCGGCCGCAGGTGCCGGAATAG
- a CDS encoding energy transducer TonB translates to MQPLRTSAATLALMLVAGQAHAGDLRTAINVQLVGVPASREETPKPGTAAALYPEAARRAGVEGSAVVRCDALQSGDFANCDLVEESPAGQGFGAAALALTPRLAQAPLGKDAAKDAVIPFVFSLKETDAGRLRPKQDDWAYRAVGTRLSDHYPAAAANAPLEGYVVADCDVAANGALTGCRSIVSTPYGWGFRESALAVISSWRLKPVLSDGRPIPAGARIRIPFHFRIAWR, encoded by the coding sequence ATGCAACCCCTGCGCACATCAGCCGCGACGCTCGCGCTCATGCTCGTCGCCGGCCAAGCCCATGCGGGGGACCTGCGCACCGCCATCAACGTCCAACTCGTCGGCGTGCCCGCCAGTCGCGAAGAGACACCCAAGCCCGGCACGGCCGCCGCTCTCTACCCCGAAGCGGCCCGCAGGGCCGGCGTCGAAGGCTCGGCCGTCGTCCGCTGCGACGCCCTGCAGAGCGGCGATTTCGCCAACTGCGATCTCGTGGAAGAGAGCCCCGCCGGCCAGGGATTCGGCGCGGCGGCCCTCGCCCTGACGCCCCGCCTCGCCCAGGCCCCGCTCGGCAAGGACGCGGCCAAAGACGCCGTGATCCCGTTCGTCTTCAGCCTCAAGGAGACTGACGCCGGCCGCCTGCGCCCGAAGCAGGATGACTGGGCCTACCGCGCTGTCGGCACGCGGCTCAGCGACCACTATCCCGCGGCCGCCGCCAACGCGCCGCTGGAAGGCTATGTGGTGGCCGACTGCGACGTCGCGGCCAACGGCGCCCTGACCGGCTGCCGCAGCATCGTCAGCACGCCCTACGGCTGGGGCTTCAGGGAAAGCGCCCTCGCGGTGATCTCCAGCTGGCGGCTGAAGCCGGTGCTGAGCGATGGCCGCCCGATCCCGGCCGGCGCCCGCATCCGCATTCCGTTCCACTTCCGCATTGCGTGGCGCTAG
- a CDS encoding phytanoyl-CoA dioxygenase family protein, protein MPGTHKLRRAPKKGEGHNGGVPIEMPKGSVVFFTHGVWHWQGDRTEPSDRVTLHAHFNRGILRSLEPKKTDVQMLHRNAPRLGEMLGEDDWFDKMSAQGRDYGRFAYMAKLRAFTDQRKREILEGA, encoded by the coding sequence GTGCCTGGGACCCACAAGCTGCGGCGCGCGCCGAAGAAGGGTGAGGGCCACAACGGCGGCGTTCCCATCGAGATGCCCAAGGGCTCGGTGGTGTTCTTCACCCACGGCGTCTGGCACTGGCAGGGCGACCGCACCGAGCCCAGCGACCGGGTGACCCTGCACGCCCACTTCAACCGCGGCATCCTGCGCAGCCTGGAGCCGAAGAAGACCGACGTGCAGATGCTGCACCGGAATGCGCCCCGGCTCGGCGAGATGCTCGGCGAGGACGACTGGTTCGACAAGATGAGCGCCCAGGGCCGCGACTACGGCCGCTTCGCCTACATGGCAAAGCTGCGGGCTTTCACCGACCAGCGGAAGCGGGAGATCCTGGAGGGCGCCTGA
- a CDS encoding TetR/AcrR family transcriptional regulator: protein MSERARKPRADSLRNREQLLEAAKAAFGADGADVALEEIARRAGVGIGTLYRHFPTRDALMAAVYRREVEQLSASAERLLAERSAKGGAGAALEAWLHLLVDYMATKRVIAPALQAGGEEGAQAYASAGPALSGAMERLVQAARAAGDIRPEISPQDLYRMLMGVAFGYDQPGWEASARRLIGVIMAGLKP, encoded by the coding sequence GTGAGCGAAAGGGCGCGCAAGCCGCGGGCGGACAGCCTGCGCAACCGCGAGCAGCTTCTGGAGGCGGCCAAGGCGGCGTTCGGCGCGGACGGCGCTGACGTGGCCCTGGAGGAGATCGCGCGGCGGGCCGGCGTCGGCATCGGCACGCTCTACCGGCATTTCCCGACGCGCGACGCGCTGATGGCGGCGGTCTACCGGCGCGAAGTGGAGCAGCTCTCGGCCTCGGCCGAGCGGCTGCTGGCCGAGCGGTCGGCGAAGGGCGGAGCTGGGGCGGCGCTGGAGGCCTGGCTGCACCTGCTGGTCGACTACATGGCCACCAAGCGGGTGATCGCCCCGGCCCTGCAGGCCGGCGGCGAGGAGGGCGCGCAGGCCTATGCCTCGGCGGGGCCGGCGCTGTCGGGGGCGATGGAGCGGCTGGTGCAGGCGGCGCGGGCGGCCGGCGACATCCGCCCCGAAATCTCGCCGCAGGACCTCTACCGGATGCTGATGGGGGTGGCGTTCGGCTACGACCAGCCGGGCTGGGAGGCGAGCGCCCGCCGGCTGATCGGCGTGATCATGGCGGGGCTGAAGCCCTAA
- the metH gene encoding methionine synthase, with protein sequence MRPIFVNIGERTNVTGSAKFRKLIAEGNYTEALSVARQQVDAGAQVIDVNMDEGLLDSVAAMRTFLNLLAAEPDIARVPVMVDSSKWEVIEAGLKCVQGKAIVNSISLKEGEAKFVEQARACLRYGAAVVVMAFDEQGQADTARRKVEICRRAYQILVERVGFPPEDIIFDPNIFAIATGIEEHDNYAVDFIEATRAVKAELPHARVSGGVSNVSFSFRGNEPVRRAIHSVFLYHAINAGMDMGIVNAGDLPVYDDIPEELREAVEDVVLNRPGRDGVSPTERLLELAPKYKGGKGETKGPDLTWREQPVEKRLTHALVNGITEYIEADTEEARAKAERPLHVIEGPLMDGMNVVGDLFGAGKMFLPQVVKSARVMKQAVNYLLPFMEAEKEGKPRESAGKILMATVKGDVHDIGKNIVGVVLQCNNYEVIDLGVMVPADRILDEAEKNKVDIVGLSGLITPSLDEMAFVAGEMERRGFSMPLMIGGATTSKTHTAVKIAPQYKAGPTVYVLDASRAVGVVSNLLSPTEKTRFLADTAADYQKVREQFARGQGTRARASLQEARDKAFAVDWAAYDPPKPSFLGTRAFAPYDLNEIARHIDWTPFFASWELVGRYPAILEDEVVGQAARDLFRDAENMLGRMIQENLLEARGVVGFWPANAEGDDIVLYTDERRTTELARLHTLRQQMVKEGANTALADFVAPVGTKPDWVGGFAVTSGHGESALAAEYRAKGDDYSAILSQAVADRLAEAFAEALHRKVRTELWGYAPDEAFDLDILIGEKYRGIRPAPGYPAQPDHTEKRTLFRLLDATPATGIELTESLAMTPPSSVSGLYFAHPEAHYFGVGKIDRDQVEDYARRKGWSVEEAERWLAPILAY encoded by the coding sequence ATGCGCCCCATCTTCGTGAACATCGGCGAGCGGACGAACGTCACGGGCTCGGCCAAATTCCGCAAGCTGATCGCCGAAGGGAACTACACCGAGGCGCTCAGCGTAGCGCGCCAGCAGGTGGACGCCGGCGCCCAGGTCATCGACGTCAACATGGACGAGGGCCTGCTGGATTCGGTGGCCGCCATGCGGACCTTCCTGAACCTGCTGGCCGCCGAGCCCGATATCGCCCGCGTGCCGGTGATGGTCGACTCATCCAAGTGGGAGGTGATCGAGGCCGGCCTGAAGTGCGTGCAGGGCAAGGCGATCGTCAATTCGATCAGCCTGAAGGAAGGCGAGGCCAAGTTCGTCGAGCAGGCCAGGGCCTGCCTGCGCTATGGCGCGGCCGTGGTGGTCATGGCCTTCGACGAGCAGGGCCAGGCCGACACCGCCAGGCGCAAGGTCGAGATCTGCCGGCGCGCCTACCAGATCCTGGTCGAGCGGGTCGGCTTCCCGCCCGAGGACATCATCTTCGATCCCAACATCTTCGCCATCGCCACCGGCATTGAGGAGCACGACAACTACGCCGTCGACTTCATCGAGGCGACGCGGGCCGTCAAGGCCGAGCTGCCGCACGCGCGGGTCTCGGGCGGGGTGTCGAACGTCAGCTTCTCGTTCCGCGGCAACGAGCCGGTGCGGCGGGCGATCCACTCGGTGTTCCTCTACCACGCGATCAACGCCGGCATGGACATGGGCATCGTCAACGCCGGGGATCTGCCGGTCTATGACGACATCCCCGAGGAGCTGCGCGAGGCGGTCGAGGACGTGGTGCTGAACCGGCCCGGCCGGGACGGCGTCTCCCCCACAGAGCGGCTGCTGGAGCTGGCGCCCAAGTACAAGGGCGGCAAGGGCGAGACCAAGGGGCCGGACCTGACCTGGCGCGAGCAGCCGGTGGAGAAGCGGCTGACCCACGCCCTGGTCAACGGCATCACCGAGTACATCGAGGCCGACACCGAGGAGGCGCGGGCCAAGGCCGAGCGGCCGCTGCACGTCATCGAAGGCCCGCTGATGGACGGCATGAACGTGGTCGGCGACCTGTTCGGCGCGGGCAAGATGTTCCTGCCGCAGGTGGTCAAGTCGGCCCGGGTGATGAAGCAGGCGGTGAACTACCTGCTGCCGTTCATGGAGGCCGAGAAGGAAGGCAAGCCGCGCGAGAGCGCCGGCAAGATCCTGATGGCGACCGTCAAGGGCGACGTCCACGACATCGGCAAGAACATCGTCGGCGTGGTCCTGCAGTGCAACAACTACGAGGTCATCGACCTCGGCGTCATGGTCCCGGCCGACCGCATCCTCGACGAGGCCGAGAAGAACAAGGTCGACATCGTCGGCCTCTCGGGCCTGATCACCCCCTCGCTCGACGAGATGGCCTTCGTGGCCGGCGAGATGGAGCGGCGGGGCTTCTCCATGCCGCTGATGATCGGCGGGGCCACGACCTCCAAGACCCACACGGCGGTGAAGATCGCCCCGCAGTACAAGGCCGGCCCCACCGTCTATGTGCTCGACGCCAGCCGGGCGGTGGGCGTGGTCTCCAACCTCCTCTCGCCGACCGAGAAGACCAGGTTCCTGGCCGACACCGCGGCCGACTACCAGAAGGTCCGCGAGCAGTTCGCGCGCGGCCAGGGCACGCGGGCGCGGGCGAGTCTCCAGGAGGCGCGGGACAAGGCCTTCGCGGTGGACTGGGCGGCCTACGATCCGCCGAAGCCCAGCTTCCTCGGCACGCGCGCCTTCGCGCCCTACGACCTCAACGAGATCGCGCGCCACATCGACTGGACGCCGTTCTTCGCGAGCTGGGAGCTGGTCGGCCGCTATCCGGCGATCCTCGAGGACGAGGTGGTCGGCCAGGCCGCGCGCGACCTCTTCCGCGACGCGGAGAACATGCTCGGCCGGATGATCCAGGAGAACCTCCTGGAGGCGCGCGGGGTGGTCGGCTTCTGGCCGGCCAACGCCGAGGGCGACGACATCGTGCTCTACACCGACGAGCGCCGCACGACCGAGCTCGCCCGGCTGCACACCCTGCGCCAGCAGATGGTCAAGGAGGGCGCCAACACCGCGCTCGCGGACTTCGTCGCGCCAGTGGGGACCAAGCCCGACTGGGTGGGCGGCTTCGCGGTGACCAGCGGCCACGGCGAGAGCGCGCTCGCCGCCGAATACCGGGCCAAGGGCGACGACTATTCGGCGATCCTCTCCCAGGCTGTCGCCGACCGCCTGGCCGAAGCCTTCGCCGAAGCCCTGCACCGCAAGGTGCGCACGGAACTCTGGGGCTATGCGCCGGACGAGGCCTTCGACCTCGACATCCTGATCGGCGAAAAGTATCGCGGCATCCGCCCGGCGCCCGGCTATCCGGCCCAGCCGGACCACACCGAGAAGCGGACCCTGTTCCGCCTGCTGGACGCCACGCCGGCGACGGGAATCGAGCTCACCGAGAGCCTCGCCATGACCCCGCCCTCGTCGGTCAGCGGCCTCTACTTCGCCCATCCCGAGGCGCACTACTTCGGGGTCGGCAAGATCGATAGGGATCAGGTGGAGGACTACGCCCGGCGCAAGGGTTGGAGCGTGGAAGAGGCGGAGCGCTGGCTGGCGCCGATCCTGGCGTATTGA
- a CDS encoding helix-turn-helix domain-containing protein: MADGEDGEAHAVDRHVGLQIRLRRKALQVSQERLAEAIGVTFQQVQKYERGANRVSASMLWDIARVLKTHPAAFFPGEHDAEPAAADQVLTSARAFLLTPEGIDLADCFPRVRRPGARRAVLDLVRACVRDGG; the protein is encoded by the coding sequence ATGGCGGATGGAGAGGACGGCGAGGCGCACGCTGTGGACCGTCACGTGGGTCTGCAGATCCGGCTGCGGCGCAAGGCGCTTCAGGTCAGCCAGGAGCGCCTGGCGGAGGCGATCGGCGTCACCTTCCAGCAGGTCCAGAAATACGAGCGCGGGGCCAACCGGGTCAGCGCCTCGATGCTCTGGGACATCGCCCGGGTCCTGAAGACGCATCCGGCCGCCTTCTTCCCGGGCGAGCACGATGCGGAGCCCGCCGCCGCCGACCAGGTGCTGACCTCGGCCCGCGCCTTCCTGCTGACGCCCGAGGGCATCGATCTCGCCGACTGCTTCCCGCGCGTGCGGCGGCCGGGCGCGCGCCGGGCCGTGCTCGACCTCGTCCGCGCCTGCGTCCGCGACGGCGGTTAG
- a CDS encoding ribonuclease H, whose translation MAEPVRIWLGVSHHAAFRVAGWAVVRADEAGVSGFAGGERRLDAERGALLALLAALKDLPAGRSVVLTTSDAIVAGFPARMAAAQAGGEAPADNLDLWAALSTALAAREVKIVQAAAAPGTPPGTPLAFAAAWAEFGRERAKDKGPFTASIPKPNLAKAGV comes from the coding sequence GTGGCCGAGCCGGTCCGCATCTGGCTGGGGGTTTCGCACCATGCGGCGTTCCGCGTCGCGGGCTGGGCCGTGGTGCGGGCCGACGAGGCCGGGGTGAGCGGCTTCGCAGGCGGCGAGCGGCGGCTGGACGCCGAGCGCGGCGCGCTGCTGGCGCTGCTGGCGGCGCTCAAGGACCTGCCGGCGGGGCGGTCGGTCGTGCTGACGACCAGCGACGCGATTGTCGCCGGGTTTCCGGCGCGCATGGCGGCGGCGCAGGCGGGCGGCGAGGCGCCGGCCGACAACCTCGACCTGTGGGCGGCGCTCTCGACGGCCCTCGCAGCGCGTGAGGTCAAGATCGTGCAGGCGGCCGCAGCACCCGGAACGCCCCCCGGGACGCCTTTAGCCTTCGCCGCGGCCTGGGCCGAGTTCGGCCGCGAGCGGGCGAAGGACAAGGGCCCGTTCACGGCGTCCATCCCGAAGCCCAACCTGGCGAAGGCGGGCGTGTAG
- a CDS encoding helix-turn-helix domain-containing protein, with translation MADTLTPPDRMVELRERALIPLSGAFMLDQARTGIAGMDTRDSLLVLAINQANIAPLTRDPEARQRYGGLESPAPDEERRPVSLSAIAASLNLPYETVRRRTRRLEELGVCALTPQGPIVPESFLASPAYLQSVVVAHLRLHRFYQDVRAAGLMEPLPPSRYPPEPTVPIRASLRLISDYLLRTTELLMGLTGDVISGLALFGLLSAGDTLPPPVSLTAVLARRIGMPHETVRRHLAELANLGWCVRAGRGFTVSEEILARPEMRALFRDNAINLQRLFTALAERGLIEAWERLGLPGQPSPG, from the coding sequence GTGGCCGACACCCTGACCCCACCCGACCGCATGGTGGAGCTCCGCGAGCGGGCGCTCATCCCGCTCAGCGGCGCCTTCATGCTGGATCAGGCGCGGACCGGGATCGCCGGCATGGACACCCGCGATTCGCTGCTGGTGCTGGCCATCAACCAGGCCAACATCGCCCCTCTGACGCGCGACCCGGAGGCGCGCCAGCGCTACGGCGGACTGGAATCGCCCGCCCCCGACGAGGAGCGGCGTCCGGTGTCGCTGAGCGCCATCGCCGCCAGCCTGAACCTGCCCTACGAAACGGTCCGCCGCCGCACCCGGCGCCTGGAGGAGCTGGGTGTTTGCGCCCTGACGCCCCAGGGCCCGATCGTGCCGGAGAGCTTCCTCGCCTCCCCCGCCTATCTGCAGTCCGTGGTCGTCGCCCACCTGCGGCTCCACCGCTTTTACCAGGACGTGCGCGCCGCCGGGCTGATGGAGCCGCTGCCGCCGTCGCGCTACCCGCCGGAGCCGACGGTGCCGATCCGCGCCTCGCTGCGGCTGATCTCCGACTACCTCCTGCGCACCACCGAGCTCCTGATGGGGCTCACCGGCGACGTGATCTCGGGCCTCGCCCTGTTCGGCCTGCTCAGCGCGGGCGACACCCTGCCGCCCCCGGTCAGCCTCACCGCCGTGCTGGCGCGCCGGATCGGCATGCCGCACGAGACCGTTCGCCGACATCTGGCCGAGCTCGCCAACCTCGGCTGGTGCGTGCGCGCCGGCCGCGGCTTCACCGTCAGCGAGGAGATCCTCGCCCGGCCCGAGATGAGGGCCCTGTTCCGCGACAACGCCATCAATCTCCAGCGCCTGTTCACCGCCCTCGCCGAGCGCGGCCTTATCGAAGCCTGGGAGCGGCTCGGCCTGCCCGGCCAGCCGTCGCCGGGCTGA